From the Telopea speciosissima isolate NSW1024214 ecotype Mountain lineage chromosome 9, Tspe_v1, whole genome shotgun sequence genome, the window ATCCTATCACTATGTACACTAACATGATATGTGACAAATGGCTACATTGTGTCAAGATCTAATGCAACCAATATACCTTTATATTATAAAGAAAATGCTACTAATCGGTTATCACCTgactcaggtggagacggatggTGGAATCGCATTCCTTTTACATGGTATGGATAGGGGAACGGGTTTATGTATAGTAATTGAATGATCTACGCATACTTGTTTGGCCGAAACAAGGGTTCAAGGAAGGGGGGATGAGGAAATATGGGAAAACGAGGTGTGGAGGGCTCTCCCTAGCCGCACTCTCTCTTGCTCTCCTCCACTCCTCTCTTTCTTGGCCtatttttggggtgggggtccctcctatttataggggtatTCCACCTTTCGCGTCGTCGCGGTAAAAATTTCCACGACGCTGTCGTGATGTCATTTGGCTGACGCTGCCATGTGGTCCCCCATATGTCCGCAGTGTTGCGGATTTTTTTGCGGCGCAAGAGTTAGGAAACTCGTGGTGCCGAGGTTATGATATGTACCAAGAATTCAAAATTAGGGCCTTATCTGGGTTTTCATAGTTTTTGGAGGTTCGAAATGCAATTCCTTCCATCCGTGTGccattgtcatcattgccaagagTGGTGGCCAAAATTTAATGTCTACACCtataacctaaaccctaaaccctataacCTATACCCTATACGCTATACTCTAAACCCTATACCCCAAACCCTATAACCCAAATCATAAATCCAATACCCTAAACTCTAAACCCTATACCCTATAACCTCAACCCTAAACCCCAAACTCCAAACCCAATACCATAAAAcctataccctaaaccctataccatataccctaaaccctataccttaaaccctaaaccctataccctACACCTTATATCCTAAATTCTATACTctaaaccataaaccctaaacATTATACcctaaaccccaaaccctaaaccctaaaccccaaaccctaaaccccaaaccctaaaccctatacgCTAAACTTTATTCCCCAAACCCTCTACCCTAAACCTTGTAACCTATACTATAAACCCTATAACCtacaacctaaaccctaaaccctataccctATATCCTATGCTCTATACCTTGAATCttataccctaaaccctataccTTATAACCAAAACCCTCAACCCTATACCCGAAACCctttaacctaaaccctaaaccctataccTTATAACCAAAACCCTCAACCCTATACCCGAAACCctttaacctaaaccctaaaccctaagcCCTATTCCCTAAACCCAAAGCcctataccctaaaccctaaaccctaaaccctataccATAAACTccataccctaaaccctagcgtAGCTTCATCGTCTGGCGTGCTCTCACTACTTCCCTCCCTACTCAGGAATTCCTCTCTGGCAAAAACATCTCCATTTCCACCtgttgtctttgttggaatgctcAAGAAAATATTGATCATCTTTTCTTTAGCTCGCCTTTTTCTAATACAATTTTGATTGAGATTATTTGCAAGTGCTGCCCTTCTCACTTACCCTTCCCTTTCTTTGAAAGTGAATAGAGATGCTTTTTTGTGCTTCTATTTATCATTTATGGTGGGACAAAAACAAGAGGAGATGGACCACTTCTTCCTGGTCTCGTATTCGAATTTGGAATGCTATTGAGTTTGACGTCAGGTCCAAGATAAACAATCCACATGCCTCGGACTTAAGTTGTCTCAAGAACCAACGTATCATTTCTTCTTGGGGGGGGTTTGAGAACAGATTCTTTCAGTTTCCAAGAAGCATGTCATCGAATCATCATAgcaaacagaaaacaaaaaatacaaatctTGTAattacaggaaaaaaaattcacaaaaaatatccttcaaaaaaaaaaaaaccaattgatCTTGTTTATTAGCAACCAAAATATTGAACAAACAACATCTACCGAAAATTAGGTACTACCCATACTAGTGGTGGCTTGATCCTTTGCGAAGCACAAGAGGAGTACCTTACAAATCTCCTTTCTTCAAGGTTAAAAACACCTAGATTCTGATGACTTACATTAGGATCACATTCCAACCATCCCTCCCAGAAGTATTCACCAAAATAGATAGAGTTCTCTCTACACTCGGGAAAATCATGAGCCGATAAAGAAATCGCACAATTAGGGCTCAAAAACAACACACGATCACGTAAACTATCAACTTCAACCCAAGTCTTGCTACTCTGATCAAACCTGCAAACACTACATGAAGCTGAATCAAAAACATTATGCCGTCCCCACTTCTCTCGGAACCAAAGAAGAACTTGCAACAGATCCCCTGAGGATTCCACCAAATACCTTTTCCTAACAAACCAATTCTCAATTGGCTGGGGAGCTCTAAGTAAAAACATCCTACATGGATGGGTAACCTTTGTTGACTCATTAAGAGGAAGGTCAATGACATCCCAAGCCACAATATCTCCTCTACGATGAAGCACATATAACAGCCCATTAAAATACAAAATATCTTCAAAACTGTTCCGCAGATTTGTTCGATCTAATTGGGTCCATGAATCAGCTCCTGGTTTACAGAAAGCCAATCCAGAGAAACCAATTGCCACGACCATGTAATTGTTATCAATCAAAGGATCTGCAGTAATAAGGGCCTTACTCATAAGTGCAACCCTTAATCTGGCAGCAGAGATTGAGTATTCACGATCAGGCTCACGTCGGAGAATCCTGTAACTATCGATTTCACCAGATGGTTTAGACCTATTTACACTTAAAACATCAGGGAATGTTTCAGTAGGTGGGAGATGGATTATGGCACCAGAAAAAGGGTT encodes:
- the LOC122639064 gene encoding F-box protein SKIP23-like; the encoded protein is MAPFEVDWSELPKELLGSVLQYLPYVDIIRFGAVCTSWHSAATDKSYSLAPQLPWLMLPYKVGHEGKESRKFLNLTENKIYQIKLPKEIRHSRCVGSSFGWLVILDRFCRALLMNPFSGAIIHLPPTETFPDVLSVNRSKPSGEIDSYRILRREPDREYSISAARLRVALMSKALITADPLIDNNYMVVAIGFSGLAFCKPGADSWTQLDRTNLRNSFEDILYFNGLLYVLHRRGDIVAWDVIDLPLNESTKVTHPCRMFLLRAPQPIENWFVRKRYLVESSGDLLQVLLWFREKWGRHNVFDSASCSVCRFDQSSKTWVEVDSLRDRVLFLSPNCAISLSAHDFPECRENSIYFGEYFWEGWLECDPNVSHQNLGVFNLEERRFVRYSSCASQRIKPPLVWVVPNFR